Part of the Penicillium digitatum chromosome 4, complete sequence genome is shown below.
GATGATCAACGCAGTCCTCGTCTTCAATAATAATGGCCAGCCCCGGCTAACCAAGTTTTACACACAGCTGGTGAGTCTAAAACCCGCCGCACTCGCGCACCCGCACAGGACAATCTCAAACTAACTCCGGAAACAGGACACGCAAACACAACAATCCTTGATCGCGCAAATATATCGTCTAGTCGCGCAGCGTCCAGCAAGCGCCTGCAACTTCCTCCCACTCCCACCTCTCCTCTCGCAAGGTGCCAGCTCCTCCGCCTCCGGGCCCTCCGACACCCCCACGCAAATCACATACCGGACTTACGCAACGCTGTCCTTCATCATGATCTCTACGTCCACCGAGTCCCCACTTGCTCTGATCGATCTTATTCAGGTGTTTGTCGAGGCGCTGGATCGCATGTTCGAGAATGTCTGCGAATTGGATCTTATTTTCGGCTATGAGACGATGCATGCTGTGCTTGGGGAGATGATCGTTGGCGGTGTTGTGGTTGAGACACATATTGAGAAAATCATTGCTGGTGTGCGTTCCCAGGAAGGATCGctggggaagaagaaggctgTTCAGGCTGCTAGTACTACTTTGGGTCGTGGGGCTTTGCCTGGGTTAGGGGCTTGGAGGTGATCTATTGAGGATCGATGCTTTCTCTTTTGATGACCTGCAAATCGATGGATCTGTGGAACACTGCGTCCCATTCGGTCTATTTGAGGCGTTTTGGTTACGTATTCTAGATTTGCTTTGGCAGGAATTAGGAGTGGTTTTATAGACTTTTCGGGCATTGATGCCTTTTAATGATATTTTTGAGTGGTGTTATTCTAAATGAAGTTTTGTAAAGTCACTTACTTGTATTTTCGTCGGTGTATGTAAACCAGGATTTCTGAGACTCATCTATTCTCGTCCTTCTAAAACTAACCCATAGGCGTTTTAATACCGGGCTGGGTCTTCGAGTGCATGTGTCGGAAGTGGCCCTGTTGACCGAAGTCCCTCTGTCCTTTCCTGTCAAAAGTTGCTAGTCAGATATGCGTTTTCGACAGCTTACACTGTTAAGCAGCTCTACCCGACTTCCATTGCTACTGTGTCTGACATTGACATAAAGGGGCAGGGTTGTGAGAGTCCTTGCCCGAATTGTAAACCCGTAGATGGTTTTTTGCCTGGCCTTTTTCCATTCATTGTGGGAATGAAGATCGAACGGTAAATACATGCACGTTCCCTTTTGAAATGCTCAAGTGGTTTGCACATCATAGTACAGGACACCTCAACTAGATCATGCACTCTTACCTAGACCAAGGCTTTGCTGGATGTAGAGATGGGTGATGTAGTTGAAAATTCCCAGGCATCGTCTTGAGCTTTGGACCTGAAGTATTGGAAACTCCAGATGCCCCTCACACTATCCTTGTACATGCCCCAAAAAGGATGACAAAAAGCAATTATAGCTATGTCTGTGGGGGAGTTATTCCAAAAGAgactcccaaaaaaaaattcccgAAATCGTGAAAATCTCCGAACCTAATAATTGGTACGATATTTATATATGTACATTCATCTTGGGGGAGAGTCTGAAAGCCCATCATCTTGGCAAGCGAAGAAACGATCCTAATAGCCTAGTATACCTGGAGGATTGATTCGTCATGCGAATTGAGGTTCTTCTCGCCATGCCCAGAAATTCAGTCAATGATACATGAATGATTAGAATGCGATCAATCGACTCACTGCGAGCGATTCATAATTGTAGTACCGTCATAGTAGTTTTAAAAAAGACCACCGAGCCATTTAAAGACTGTTGCGATGCTTGGTTGGTAGATGACTTTTGGCTAAAACCAAAAGTCTTGTAGGGAAGAGAGGATCGCAGGATCGGTATATCCAAATAGCAGGCGAAGAAAGCATTCCAGATGAGACATTAACTCCCAGAGCTTGAGAAAAACCCCAAGTTGGATCACTCCATTGACCCCAAGATTATCTTGCTTGCGCATTTGCACGGGTGGGTGTTTGTAAGACATGCTGAATTCCAGACTGGCTCAATTGTCATGTGCAAGATCGAAGGCATGGAACTACTATAACTGGCGAAAATTTCAGCGTCGTGCTTTCCGGTTCCTTCCCAAGAGAATTGGAGTTATGGCCAAAAATATAGAGTCTTGGGGGAACAGAACTGCTGAATTTGAGCGTAGAAGTGTGAACCCCATCGCCTAGGAGATGGTGGTGATACTCTCTCTTGTCGGGTCACCGATAGTGAGCCATCGGAACGGTCAAGGGGGTTAAGACGCCAGTATTTCATGTGAACTTTGCGCTGCGTTAAGAATAAGTCTCCATGTAGCTTCTCTGCTTTTGTTTCTCACGCATTGCacgtggaagaagaaatggCATTGGTAGGCTGGTGGTATTGCCTGACTCAGTTGCTGGGCTACTAGGACATAACATCCAATCGAGGGCTAAACTAGTCTGCACCAGCTCTATTGCTGATTTGATCACATCTGGGAGTGCTCCCCTTAGGGTACACGTTTAAGGTTTTGTAAATAACCCTACAGTATCGGGTTCCAAACCTCTCTGACGCGGGATCCAACAGCCAAACATAGATCGAAAGAGAGTGTTACCAGGTGTGGGGTCCATGGATAACCCTGGAAATCCAGAGGTGACCAATCCAGGGTTGGAGTAGATATCATGGGGCCGATGTTTCAGTGCCCCTGATGATTAGTGTGCTGTCAGTCGAACAGCAGACCAACTTTTCACTTCATTTCAATTGAAGCAACTTTTTCGAAGGAATTCAAGAGAGCATTAGAATCAGGTAAATTTAGAAATTTCTGCTGTTTCAAAGAGAATACAATAGTAGTGGACAATAGTAGTGGTTGGAGCATTGAGGAAGGTACGCTCCATCGATGCTGCCAGAATCTCGTGTAATTCCGTaggcaaatcaggccgctgcTCCTGAGGGAGTACATAAAGCCATTAGCCCACTAAATAGGTCAAAAGATCacaaggacaaacagaacgtctgtttgtcattgcagcggcatATATGTGAAGCCCTAACATCCTTTAGGGACCACACTCGCGATGTGCAGCTGTCATGTGACCCTACATCACGTGAGACCTAAATTCTGCCCTAGTGGACTGCCCTAGCCCTGATCACATGAGCACACTAGCGTGACCCACAGAAACTTCATAAGGTGCATTCACACGAACATTTCCCTTTCTCATCCGTCAACCGTCAACCAGCGCAATCCCAGTCGACAAAATGGTGGTGAGTACATAAATTGTCTCTTGATAACATCAGAGGCTTCTTCTAGTTCTCGCGATGTCTCACGACATTTCGCTTTGCTTCAGATCTCTGATCTAAGCAATTCCGCCGATCGCGCTCAGCTTCGAAAGAGATGTGTCGCGCATCGTGTGATGATTTTGGCTGG
Proteins encoded:
- a CDS encoding AP-3 adaptor complex subunit sigma, putative; its protein translation is MINAVLVFNNNGQPRLTKFYTQLDTQTQQSLIAQIYRLVAQRPASACNFLPLPPLLSQGASSSASGPSDTPTQITYRTYATLSFIMISTSTESPLALIDLIQVFVEALDRMFENVCELDLIFGYETMHAVLGEMIVGGVVVETHIEKIIAGVRSQEGSLGKKKAVQAASTTLGRGALPGLGAWR